The Candidatus Hydrogenedentota bacterium sequence GGAGCGTATCACCGTCGAAAAAGACGCGCGTCTGCGGCTCCGGGCTGCCGCCCATCCACAACAGCGTGCCGTCGAAATAACCCGCGTCGTTGCGCACTTCGAGCCAGCCCGCACCGCCCGACTCGGGCGTCAGCGCCCATCGCCCCAGAAACGGTCCTTCCTGCCCCGCCGCAACCCCGCACGCGAGCCCAGCCAATACTGCGCCAACCAGACACATCCTGCATTTCATCGTACTTCCTCCAAGTAAGGCATACGCACACCAGAGAGGGCACAGTGTACGGCGTTTCCGGTTGCGCGCTCAATGAGACAGGTCATTGCACGGACGTCGCCGTCGTCTTTCCAATGGCCGCGCGGGAGGTGGTTGCCGTTCGGTCTCACAACGAAGACGCAGCGTCACGGAGCGAGATTCCGGATGACCACCTACCTATCATGGGGGGCCATGTGAGGGAAAGCCACAACGTGCGAGAGCGGATTGCTCTTGTTGTGTTTCGCGCATGGATTCGGGCGCGAGCGCCCCCCAAGACCGCACCACGGCTCGTTCTACACTAAAGGAATAATAAATGTCATCTTTCTTTCAAAATCAGGCAATCGGGCCGGTACAGAGGTCATAAACCATGTAACTCAAATGTCTTATGCACACCATGCGCGCACTGCGGGCTTGTTCCCCGCCAATTCTTGCGGCATTTGTTACCCCGCGTTCCTCCGGGGTCTGCAATTCAGGTTTCCGGATACGGGATCTTTTGGTATAATAGACATAGTGGGCGTGCATAACCATGGCTGTTCAAAGCATGCATACGGGAACAGGTCCGCGAAGGTTGGGGAATGGGCGCCGCGGGCAGGGGGGTAGCTGCAACCGGTTGCCAATTCGTTTCTTCTCGTCTCAGCGCGAATCCCGGGAGCGGGCGCGTGTGCGCCGGCACTCCTGTGCTCATAGATAAGGCAAGGTGAAAGACTCAGGGCTGGCGGCGTGTGCCGGCGTAGCGTAGCGCCGGGACGCCGCCGGGCAACCGGGAAAGGTCGTCCTTATGATCAAGAGCGCTGAGCAACGCAATGCCACGCGTTGCCCCGTTCACGCTCGAACGGAGGTACGGCTCGACAACGGTCTGCTGATGGAAGGGGAATCGCGCAACATCAGCCTGAACGGCATGCTGATTACGTCGGAACGGCTGCTGCCCGTGGGGAACACGTGCAAAGTGGCGCTGATGCTGCGCGGCAACGTGGACCATCTCCGCATCGAGATGCACGGCCAAGTGGTGCGCGTCGACGACTCGGGCATCGCCATCGAGTTCTCGCACGTAGACCTGGAGAGCCTGGAGCACCTGCGCAGGCTGGTGCTGTATAATGCGGACGATGCGGACAACGTCGAAGAAGAGATGCAAGAGGGCGCGGGGCCTTATCCCCGCCGGTAGTACCGCGCGCAGGCGGCCGGCGGTGGCGTGGGAGGCCTGATGGCGACGACCGTCGCGCTGACGCTCAGTAAATGGGTGCTTGATCTGGCGACGAAGCTGATCAAGGCCAATGTCCGCCTTCACAATGTGGAGCGCATCACGGACGAAATGGCCGTCATCTTCGTCGTCAACCATTTTACCCGTCTCGAAACCCTGCTTCTGCCGTACACCTTGCATCGCCACACGGGCAAGGAAATCTGGGCCCTCGCAGCCGCGGAGCTGTTTGTCGGCAGACTCGGCAGTTTCCTCGAATCGACGGGCACGGTCTCGACGCGCGACCCGGACCGCGATACGCGCATCGTGCGGTCGCTGCTCAACGGGGAGCATCCCTGGCTCATTTTTCCCGAAGGCGCGATGATCAAGGACAAGCACGTCGTGAACGACCGGGGCGAGTTCGAGGTCTACAGCGGCAACGGACGCCGCCCGCCGCATACGGGTCCGGCCGCGCTGGCGCTGCGCGCCGAATTCTACCGGCACAAGATCGGCTGCCTGCACGACCGGCCCGGCCAGGAGGGTCTGGCCCGAGCGCTTGAAAAGTTCGCGCTGGATTCGGCGGAACAGGCCCTGGCCAAACGCACGGTGATCGTGCCGGTCAACGTCACGTACTACCCGATGCGCGCACACGAGAACCTGCTCGTGCGCATCGCCGAGCGGTACAAGGACAACCTCAGCCCGCGCGCGCTCGAGGAGTTGTCCGTCGAAGGCACGGTGCTGGCCGGGAATACGGACATCGACGTGGCGCTTGGCGACCCGATCGACGTGCGCGAATACCTCAACGCGCCCGAGTACGCCTCGCTCATGGCGTGCAGCCTGAACGACATGGACGACCTCCAGCGCGACCCGAAATCGCTGTTCCAGGATGCGGTACAGAAGGTGGCGCGGCGGTACATGAAAACCATCTACCGGCTGACAACGCTGAACCTGGACCATGTGTTCGCGGCGCTCTTGCGGCGGCACCCCGCGGGGCCGTTCTCCGAGCCGTGTTTCCGCAGGCGCGCCTACCTGGGCGCGCGGCGGCTCCGTGAATTGCCGGGCTATCGCCGCCATGAAAGCCTCGAGGCGTTCCGCGACCTGCTTTCCGAAGAACCTTGCCCGCAATACGACGATTTCCTGGCGCTCTGCGAACGCGAGGGCTCGCTGCGGCGGGAAGGCGCGGACCTGGTCAAGAGTGCGCCGCGTATCCATGACGCCGCGGATTTTCACCTCCTGCGTACGCGCGACATGACCTACGTCATTGCCAACGAAGTCGAGCCGCTTGCGGAAGTCACGAATGCGCTGCAGCGCGTCGCGCGGACGCCCGCGTGGTGGACGGCGCGCCGCGTGCGCGCGCTGCTGATCTACGAAGACCGGCGCCGTTTCGAGGGAGACTACGCGCGCTGGTACGACCCGGCACTGAGCAAGAGTCCCGACGTGGGACGCCCCTTCTTCCTCAAGCCGTTCTGGGTGCGCGGCGGCGTGCTCCTGATCCACGGCTATATGGCGGCGCCGCTCGAAGTGCGCGCGCTCGGCGATTACCTGTATACGCGCGGCTACGCGGTCTACGGCGTGCGCCTGCGCGGCCACGGCACATCGCCCATGGACCTGGCGCAAAGAAGCTGGCAGGACTGGTACGCGTCGCTCGCGAACGGATACGCCGTACTGCGCAGCCTGACCGACCACGTCGTGTGCTGCGGCTTCTCGATGGGCGGCCTGATGGCGCTGCTGGCTGCGGCGCGGAAAGGCCCGCGTGTGTGCGGCATCGTCCCGATTTGCGCGCCCCTGCAGGTCCGCAGCGGCACGATCCGGTTCGTTCCGTCCATTGTGACCATGAACGCGCTGATGAAACGAATCGGCACTTCGCGCATGACCCTTGAATACGTCGAGAACGATCCCGAGAACAAACACATCAACTACACGAAGAACCCGCTGACCGCAATCAAACAGTTGGCCGAGTTGATGCGCGTGGCGCAGGATCAACTCCAACAGGTGCGCGCGCCGATGCTCGTGGTCCAGGGCGCGAAGGACCCGACGGTGAACCCGATCAGCGCACAGGGCATCTTCAACAACGCCGCTACCCGCGACAAGGAACTCGTTCTCGTCGAGAGCGAGCGCCACGGCATCGTAAACGGCGACGGCAGCGAGGACGTCTTCGAGCACGTGTTCCAGTTTCTCGAACACACGCGCACGAGGCCCGCCCCCGCCGCCGCCATGTCCATCCCACCGCCGGGAAACGCGTGACCGCATGCGCTGCGGCCGCGCGACCCTCCCTGCGTCAGATAGCGTTGCGACTGCACGCCGACGGAACGCCCGCGGCCCTTATTGGTTCCCCAACGCATCAAGCTCAAACAGGGCGTTCATGAACGCTTCCGTGTAAGGGAACGTGCCCTTTTTCACGAATTCGACGTGCCCATCCAGATAGAGGACATTGATGCCATCGGTGCTCCAAGCGCCGGGCCGTTCCCACATGATCGGAATGCTGGACTGTGCTCTCGCAGCGGAACTCGGGTCGTTGATGTCCGTGATATAGAAGCGCTCGATGCCTTGTCGCAGCCGGTAAATCACACGTCCGTCAGGCATCTGGAAGTCATGGTCGAGATCGGCGCCTTCCTCAATGGCCTTGCGGTAGGCCGCCGCCCATGCCAGGCCCTCCTCCTCATTCACCACGGCGTACGAGAGATACATATAATCGCTGTCGTCGATCATCCGGTCCGCGTCTTCCTGAGACGAGATCTCGAATAACACGCTGTTACCGCTGCCGGGATTCCGCGTAATGGACGGATCGGTAAGGTACTCCGGGTAGATCGCCGAGCCCCGCGCCATCAGATTGCCCGGAACCGGGGACAGGACCGGATATCGCTCGCCCGCGTTCTCGTTGGCATACATTAGGTATACCAAGCCCCACTCTTTCAGGTTGTTCTGGCTCGAAGCGCGGCGCGCGGATTCGCGCGCCCGCGCCAGCGCGGGCAGCAGTGCAGCGGCCACAGGCGCCAGATTGGGCGATTCCACGGCCGCCTGCAACCAGGTCGGGTACTGTTCAAAGGTGAGCAGGACATTGCCCAAGTCCACCTGAGGCACCGCGTCCGCGCCAATTTCCGCGGTGAGGATCTCCATGAGCTTGCCGCCGTTCAGACAGAAGAAGCCGTGATTGGCCTTGGCCATGCGTCCCAGGTCCGCCGCAAACCCGTCCGCGGGCGGTGTGGCCGCCGTCAGCCGGTCAATCGCGTCATGCAGCATGTCCTCGCTGGTCGCCAGGAGGAAGTGCTTGTCCGTGCTGGTCCAGAAGAGGCCCAAGCCAAGGCCGGGTACCTCCTCTGCTCCGGTTATCTGGCAACCCTTATAGTCTGTCCCAGACCTGCCCACGACCGTCATGCCCACCAACCCCTCGAGCGTCTTCGGGTTCGAACTCTGGGCAATCAACACGCCGTTTGGCCCGGAAAGCGGGTCTATCCCCATCAGGGCGCCGGCAACCTCGTCGCCGAGCACGCTGTCAAGCGTCGTAATCATGCCTTGGACCATCTGCATTTCGCTGCCGCCCGCCGGCGCTGCCGCCGCGGCTGTCTCCTTGATGTATGCACGCAACCCCGGCGACAAACGGAGCCCGGCCACGGCCAAGGCATCGCCCGGCAGTGCCTTCGCCAGTTCGAGCGGGCCAGGAGGCGCCGCCTGAGGCGCCGTGCTATGCATCGCGACACGCAGACGCACCACGCTCTCCGCCACTTCGACCGCCAAGACAGACTCGTCCACGGCGGCCGCCAGCGGCTCCAGCATGGGCTTCATCAGGTCAACCTGCGTCGGCAAGAGCGGCATATCGAACACGGACTGCAGGGCCGCGAGGTTCGTGCGCAAGACCAGTTCGCTGCCCGCGGCGGGCAGTTCGGGCGTGCCGTAGTACACCTCGGCGGGATTTGCGATGTTCTGAGCCGCGCGTTCGAGCGTCTTCGGCGAGTCTCCTATGAGGACATAATCCTTGTAGACAACATAGGCGACATCACCGTTGTCATACGCGCCTTTACAGGGCTCGCCGCCGATGGTCACCTCGACCGGCGCGCCCGCCTCGAACTCCAGCGCTTCGAGCAAACGCTCCACGGACATGACGGGCAGGAAGACGAGCCCCTTCTCCTCCGCCTCCGGCGCAACGGAAATGCAGAGCGGCTTCGCGCCGTCCAATCCCGTTCGTTCCAGAAGCTGGGCCAGGTTCTGGACGCCGGACAGGCCGAA is a genomic window containing:
- a CDS encoding PilZ domain-containing protein, encoding MIKSAEQRNATRCPVHARTEVRLDNGLLMEGESRNISLNGMLITSERLLPVGNTCKVALMLRGNVDHLRIEMHGQVVRVDDSGIAIEFSHVDLESLEHLRRLVLYNADDADNVEEEMQEGAGPYPRR
- a CDS encoding alpha/beta fold hydrolase produces the protein MATTVALTLSKWVLDLATKLIKANVRLHNVERITDEMAVIFVVNHFTRLETLLLPYTLHRHTGKEIWALAAAELFVGRLGSFLESTGTVSTRDPDRDTRIVRSLLNGEHPWLIFPEGAMIKDKHVVNDRGEFEVYSGNGRRPPHTGPAALALRAEFYRHKIGCLHDRPGQEGLARALEKFALDSAEQALAKRTVIVPVNVTYYPMRAHENLLVRIAERYKDNLSPRALEELSVEGTVLAGNTDIDVALGDPIDVREYLNAPEYASLMACSLNDMDDLQRDPKSLFQDAVQKVARRYMKTIYRLTTLNLDHVFAALLRRHPAGPFSEPCFRRRAYLGARRLRELPGYRRHESLEAFRDLLSEEPCPQYDDFLALCEREGSLRREGADLVKSAPRIHDAADFHLLRTRDMTYVIANEVEPLAEVTNALQRVARTPAWWTARRVRALLIYEDRRRFEGDYARWYDPALSKSPDVGRPFFLKPFWVRGGVLLIHGYMAAPLEVRALGDYLYTRGYAVYGVRLRGHGTSPMDLAQRSWQDWYASLANGYAVLRSLTDHVVCCGFSMGGLMALLAAARKGPRVCGIVPICAPLQVRSGTIRFVPSIVTMNALMKRIGTSRMTLEYVENDPENKHINYTKNPLTAIKQLAELMRVAQDQLQQVRAPMLVVQGAKDPTVNPISAQGIFNNAATRDKELVLVESERHGIVNGDGSEDVFEHVFQFLEHTRTRPAPAAAMSIPPPGNA